From Vibrio artabrorum, a single genomic window includes:
- a CDS encoding MFS transporter, with the protein MNNSSPSSLLTQKRFLPYFITQFLGAFNDNVFKNILLLFVAFASADTLPISKNLFINLAAGLFILPFFLFSALAGVLADKYEKSWFIRKVKMLEVVIMSLGAVGLIYESYGILLLLLFLMGTQSAFFGPVKYALLPQQLKTKELVSGNALVETGTFLAILIGTLSAGIIASEENAKLIAAVCIVLFAIFGYISSCFIPEAPSNAPALKVKWQPIKLTRSTLAIAKKDRSTFQALMSISWFWFLGAAYLTQFPNFTRLYLNGTESSVAFLLALFSVGIAIGSLTCDKLSNHRIEIGIVPIGCMGISIFGLLMALSIPESLPHFHSFYQFVTYSELWPLFSYLLLLGVSGGIFIVPLYSLMQLRAKPNERAQVIAGLNIYNSLFMVGSAILGILCLSVLELSIPQLFVFLALLNTLVMLYLFYQVPIYAFRFLMWVVTHSMYRVKHKNLDHLPEKGGALIVCNHVSYMDALLLSAVCPRLIRFVMEEDYANLPPLRRFLRRAGVIPISSTNRRSIRHAFKEVEQALHEGHIVCIFPEGQLTSDGEVAEFMRGMELIIKRSPVPVIPMALKGLWGSYFSRYKGRACKGLPTRFWTKLEIEAGKPISPNEASCELLRQAVAKLRGRWQ; encoded by the coding sequence ATGAACAACAGCAGCCCATCTTCGCTGTTAACGCAAAAAAGGTTTCTACCCTACTTTATCACCCAGTTTCTGGGTGCGTTTAATGACAACGTCTTTAAAAATATTCTGTTATTATTTGTTGCTTTCGCAAGCGCTGATACGCTACCTATTTCTAAAAATTTGTTCATTAATTTAGCCGCTGGCCTATTCATTCTTCCCTTCTTTCTATTTTCTGCTTTAGCAGGCGTACTAGCAGATAAGTACGAAAAGTCTTGGTTTATTCGTAAGGTGAAGATGCTCGAAGTCGTGATTATGTCACTGGGTGCTGTCGGACTTATCTACGAAAGCTACGGAATATTACTTCTCTTGCTTTTTCTGATGGGAACGCAAAGCGCCTTTTTTGGCCCGGTTAAGTACGCACTACTCCCACAACAGTTAAAGACCAAAGAACTGGTGTCCGGTAATGCCCTCGTCGAGACTGGTACATTTTTAGCGATCCTAATTGGCACCTTAAGCGCGGGGATAATTGCATCCGAAGAAAACGCTAAGCTTATTGCCGCTGTGTGCATTGTTTTATTTGCAATTTTTGGTTATATATCAAGCTGTTTCATTCCTGAAGCCCCCAGCAATGCACCAGCATTAAAAGTGAAGTGGCAACCCATCAAGTTAACCCGCAGCACACTCGCAATTGCCAAAAAAGATCGTTCGACTTTTCAAGCGCTCATGTCAATCAGTTGGTTCTGGTTCCTTGGTGCGGCTTACTTGACTCAGTTTCCAAATTTCACTCGCCTTTATCTGAATGGGACAGAAAGTTCGGTCGCCTTTCTGTTAGCACTATTCTCTGTTGGCATTGCCATTGGTTCGTTAACGTGTGACAAACTGTCCAACCACAGAATTGAAATTGGCATAGTGCCTATAGGCTGCATGGGGATCTCTATATTCGGTCTATTGATGGCACTATCAATTCCTGAATCTCTACCTCATTTTCACTCATTCTACCAATTTGTAACGTATTCCGAGCTATGGCCGCTCTTCAGTTACCTGCTACTGCTTGGTGTTTCCGGCGGTATCTTTATTGTTCCGTTGTATTCCTTAATGCAGTTACGAGCGAAACCAAATGAGCGAGCACAAGTTATCGCGGGTCTCAACATCTACAACTCGCTGTTTATGGTAGGGAGTGCCATTCTGGGTATTCTTTGCCTGAGTGTGCTTGAGCTTTCCATTCCTCAACTGTTTGTGTTTTTAGCATTATTGAACACCTTAGTGATGCTTTACCTGTTTTATCAGGTGCCTATTTATGCGTTCCGATTCTTGATGTGGGTAGTCACTCACAGCATGTATCGAGTAAAGCATAAGAACTTGGATCACCTACCCGAAAAAGGCGGGGCATTAATCGTCTGTAACCATGTGAGTTATATGGATGCACTGCTTCTGAGTGCGGTATGCCCACGCTTGATTCGCTTTGTTATGGAAGAGGACTATGCCAATCTTCCTCCCTTAAGGCGCTTCTTGAGACGAGCGGGGGTTATTCCTATCTCATCAACGAATCGACGCTCGATTCGTCACGCTTTCAAAGAGGTCGAGCAAGCGCTGCACGAGGGGCACATCGTATGTATCTTCCCAGAAGGTCAACTCACGAGTGATGGAGAAGTGGCCGAGTTCATGCGTGGTATGGAGCTGATCATCAAACGCTCTCCCGTTCCGGTGATCCCAATGGCACTGAAAGGGTTATGGGGCAGTTACTTTAGCCGCTATAAAGGGCGTGCGTGTAAAGGATTACCCACTCGTTTTTGGACTAAGCTAGAGATAGAAGCAGGCAAACCGATTTCACCAAATGAAGCGTCTTGCGAGCTTCTACGCCAGGCGGTTGCTAAACTGCGTGGGCGATGGCAATAA
- a CDS encoding TetR/AcrR family transcriptional regulator yields MARRNDHTREQLVQLTLDTVTVFLEQHSYHELSLRKIANMIGYVPSTLVNVFGNYNLLLLHVVAQTLDELAAESASVVEQSSSPQQALFNLAYCYHDYAQKHPNRWQLIFEHNMNGENLPEWQSNRIDMMTSMLEQLLVAIEPEHTESEVLKASRVLWAGVHGITLLSVDDKFFASEPIDGKELINNLISNYLTRW; encoded by the coding sequence ATGGCACGAAGAAACGATCATACTCGAGAACAATTGGTTCAGTTGACCTTAGATACCGTAACGGTTTTTTTAGAACAGCACTCCTATCACGAGTTAAGTTTACGAAAAATTGCCAACATGATTGGCTATGTGCCCAGTACATTGGTGAATGTATTTGGCAACTACAACCTTCTGCTGCTGCACGTTGTCGCTCAAACATTAGATGAGCTCGCCGCTGAATCGGCTTCTGTCGTAGAACAATCAAGCAGCCCTCAACAAGCGTTATTCAATCTCGCTTATTGCTACCACGACTACGCGCAAAAGCACCCGAACCGCTGGCAACTTATCTTCGAGCACAACATGAATGGCGAGAACCTTCCAGAGTGGCAGTCAAACCGAATCGATATGATGACCAGCATGCTAGAACAGTTGCTTGTGGCAATCGAGCCGGAGCATACTGAAAGCGAAGTGCTCAAAGCCAGCCGGGTATTATGGGCTGGCGTGCATGGAATCACTCTACTCAGCGTTGATGATAAGTTTTTCGCCTCAGAGCCTATTGATGGTAAGGAATTGATTAATAACCTTATTTCAAACTACTTAACCCGCTGGTAA
- a CDS encoding Tim44 domain-containing protein: protein MKRFFSLVAILMVSVAVTPIAEAKRFGGGKSFGKSFKTAPAPKQQHQNTNSIRQDQTGKNTAANSSKKGLMGGLLGGLLAGGLLAAFFGGAFEGIQFMDILIMGLIAFLAFKFLRGMLGAKQGSMNQERGQQPAFGSMGQNKFESSQQKPNVHNFEQAPTQPQGAASGFGFGAQSDVPHNYPPGFDQAAFINGSREHYRILQGAWNHNELSTIEEYVSPSLFEDLKSERSKLDGDQHTDVMYVDAEIVRADHDGSKAQLSLQFSGRYRDSAEGIEEDITDIWHLERDLTTQNAPWLIVGIQG from the coding sequence ATGAAACGATTTTTCTCACTAGTCGCGATTCTGATGGTATCAGTTGCGGTGACACCAATCGCGGAAGCGAAAAGATTTGGTGGTGGTAAGTCTTTTGGTAAGAGTTTCAAAACGGCTCCTGCTCCTAAACAGCAACACCAGAACACTAACTCGATCCGTCAAGATCAAACAGGTAAGAACACCGCGGCTAATTCAAGTAAGAAAGGCCTTATGGGCGGTCTGCTAGGCGGTTTACTTGCGGGCGGTCTATTAGCGGCATTCTTTGGTGGTGCATTTGAAGGTATCCAGTTTATGGATATCCTGATCATGGGTTTGATTGCTTTCTTAGCGTTCAAATTCCTACGAGGAATGTTGGGTGCGAAACAAGGCTCCATGAATCAGGAGCGCGGCCAACAGCCAGCTTTTGGTAGTATGGGACAAAACAAGTTTGAATCATCACAGCAAAAGCCAAATGTTCACAACTTCGAGCAAGCGCCAACTCAACCTCAAGGTGCTGCGAGCGGTTTTGGTTTTGGTGCGCAAAGCGATGTTCCGCATAACTACCCACCGGGTTTTGATCAAGCAGCTTTCATCAATGGTTCTCGTGAGCACTACCGTATATTACAAGGTGCATGGAACCACAATGAGCTAAGTACGATTGAAGAATACGTGTCTCCAAGTCTATTTGAAGACCTAAAATCTGAGCGTAGCAAGCTAGATGGTGATCAGCATACCGACGTAATGTACGTTGATGCTGAAATCGTTCGTGCTGACCATGACGGCAGCAAAGCACAGCTAAGCCTACAGTTTAGTGGGCGTTACCGTGATTCAGCGGAAGGTATTGAAGAAGATATCACCGATATTTGGCATTTAGAGCGTGATCTTACGACTCAAAATGCACCTTGGCTAATCGTGGGTATTCAAGGTTAA
- the deoD gene encoding purine-nucleoside phosphorylase yields MTAHIAGTAEDFASTVIMPGDPLRAKYIAETYLEDAKLVTDIRNMLGYTGYYKGQRISVMGHGMGVPSMVLYGHELINDFGVKRIIRIGSVGATQKNVMMRDVILAQAAGTDSPTNAKRSSGYHMATSATFELLHNAYLSAKEKNIDVKVGNVFTGDLYYDPDEDLIPALERFGVLGIDMEVAGLYGLAQQFGIESLAILTVSDHCITGEETTAEERQLSFNNMIEIALETAIKA; encoded by the coding sequence ATGACTGCACATATTGCTGGCACTGCTGAGGATTTCGCATCTACAGTAATTATGCCGGGTGACCCACTACGAGCGAAATACATTGCTGAAACCTACTTAGAAGACGCAAAACTCGTGACTGATATTCGAAACATGCTTGGATACACTGGCTATTACAAAGGGCAGCGCATCTCAGTTATGGGGCATGGCATGGGTGTACCATCAATGGTTCTCTATGGTCATGAACTGATTAATGACTTCGGTGTTAAGCGCATTATTCGTATCGGCAGTGTTGGTGCAACGCAGAAAAATGTCATGATGCGTGATGTGATTTTGGCACAAGCTGCCGGTACAGACTCTCCAACTAATGCCAAGCGCAGCAGTGGCTATCACATGGCGACATCGGCAACGTTTGAGCTTTTACATAATGCTTACCTTTCAGCAAAAGAGAAGAATATAGATGTTAAAGTTGGCAACGTGTTTACTGGCGACCTTTATTACGATCCTGATGAAGATCTTATCCCTGCCTTAGAGCGTTTTGGGGTGCTTGGTATCGATATGGAAGTTGCAGGCTTATACGGGCTAGCACAACAATTTGGTATTGAGTCATTAGCGATCCTGACGGTGTCTGATCATTGTATCACGGGTGAGGAGACCACCGCAGAAGAGCGTCAGCTTTCATTCAACAACATGATTGAAATTGCTCTAGAAACGGCAATCAAAGCTTAA
- the tsgA gene encoding MFS transporter TsgA yields MKNKMTLTAISFLANFVMAGFATQFGMLVEPIANAFNANVNEVASIFSLLNGGALAGTIAAFFLIEKVGIKRMTVLCYGIIALSSLGLYIAPSLSIVMLCMAIIGFCGGVGLCIAGTIVVSLWKDKIQSTMLVVQDATFNIAGVVFPMITTYALTNAMNWSISYLSVGVVALATMFIALLTNFNQCGDESATQTESKSEWNFGIISGGIGLFLGMLALYTFLTWAPMFVKEKFDIPFEQAGNIITQYWSAALVGALVSTVIVSRMKIQYFLLTIITLAMVITSVIVTTNQLEWLSYLTYGYGFACAALYNAFIAYGVSFVRNASSKNVSYILVSGSAGAMFSPAISSMMESIVGLQTVMYAIPAIYAVVLVMLIASTKYKASQSNQTQTA; encoded by the coding sequence ATGAAAAATAAAATGACACTCACTGCTATCAGTTTCCTCGCTAATTTCGTTATGGCGGGCTTTGCGACACAATTTGGTATGTTGGTCGAGCCAATAGCCAATGCATTTAACGCGAATGTAAATGAAGTAGCATCAATATTTTCTTTATTAAATGGTGGAGCACTAGCCGGCACTATTGCGGCTTTCTTCTTAATTGAAAAAGTCGGTATTAAACGCATGACGGTGTTGTGCTATGGCATTATCGCACTGTCCTCATTAGGCCTTTACATTGCACCTTCGTTATCGATCGTGATGTTATGTATGGCTATTATTGGTTTTTGTGGAGGTGTTGGTCTGTGTATCGCTGGTACTATTGTCGTTTCATTATGGAAAGACAAAATTCAGAGCACAATGTTAGTGGTACAAGACGCGACATTTAACATTGCAGGTGTTGTGTTCCCAATGATCACCACTTACGCACTTACTAATGCAATGAATTGGAGCATCAGTTACTTGAGTGTTGGCGTGGTTGCATTGGCAACAATGTTTATCGCTTTGCTGACTAACTTCAATCAATGTGGTGATGAAAGCGCAACACAAACTGAATCAAAGTCTGAATGGAACTTCGGCATTATTAGTGGTGGTATCGGACTATTCTTAGGAATGCTTGCCCTTTATACTTTCTTAACTTGGGCTCCAATGTTTGTGAAAGAGAAGTTCGATATTCCATTTGAACAAGCGGGTAACATTATTACTCAGTATTGGTCAGCAGCGTTGGTTGGTGCTTTAGTTTCGACTGTCATTGTGTCGCGTATGAAGATTCAGTACTTCTTATTGACGATCATTACACTTGCAATGGTGATAACGAGCGTCATCGTTACTACAAATCAACTAGAATGGCTCTCTTACCTGACTTATGGTTACGGGTTTGCTTGTGCTGCACTTTATAATGCTTTCATTGCTTATGGTGTGTCATTTGTTCGCAATGCATCAAGTAAGAATGTTTCTTATATATTGGTTAGCGGCAGTGCTGGTGCAATGTTTAGCCCTGCGATTAGCTCTATGATGGAAAGTATTGTTGGCTTACAAACAGTTATGTATGCCATCCCTGCAATATATGCTGTTGTATTGGTGATGCTTATTGCATCTACAAAGTACAAAGCAAGCCAATCCAATCAAACTCAAACTGCATAA
- a CDS encoding Crp/Fnr family transcriptional regulator has product MQLQTLGKGRFETEWTEDKQLIEQTIRDCICTSRIFEENEKLLTQGEHVDNLYLVDSGRVSMGMTARNGKTFLLGTLECEQQVFGEMEFFTGYRCQMDIMPIEPVNVSIIDAQKLKKYLLEQPRLSLYFASAIAIDYQDTVEILTRRLLYPITYNVAYDIYHQYLNDLPVDGFQKNYLEAERFATTDRVYRRAVKELESKGFIAKEKKGLRILDLEGLKKFAEQ; this is encoded by the coding sequence ATGCAGCTACAAACCCTAGGAAAAGGTCGCTTCGAAACTGAGTGGACCGAAGACAAGCAACTAATCGAACAAACCATTCGTGATTGTATTTGTACGAGCAGAATATTTGAGGAAAATGAGAAGTTATTAACTCAAGGAGAGCATGTAGATAACCTTTACCTTGTTGATTCTGGAAGAGTTTCCATGGGAATGACAGCTCGCAACGGTAAAACATTTTTGTTAGGTACTCTTGAGTGTGAGCAACAAGTCTTCGGGGAAATGGAATTCTTTACAGGATACCGATGCCAAATGGATATTATGCCAATCGAGCCCGTTAACGTATCTATCATTGATGCTCAAAAGCTAAAGAAGTACTTGTTAGAACAACCTAGGCTTTCTCTCTATTTCGCTAGCGCTATCGCTATTGACTATCAAGACACGGTCGAGATCCTAACAAGGCGTCTTCTATATCCGATTACTTATAATGTTGCCTACGATATTTATCATCAATATTTGAATGACTTACCCGTCGATGGCTTTCAAAAGAACTATCTTGAAGCGGAACGCTTCGCTACGACTGATAGAGTCTACCGCCGCGCGGTGAAAGAGCTTGAGAGCAAAGGTTTTATTGCTAAAGAAAAGAAAGGACTAAGGATTCTTGATCTAGAAGGGCTTAAAAAATTTGCGGAGCAATAA
- a CDS encoding efflux RND transporter periplasmic adaptor subunit yields the protein MKQTSVLTLLSLSIFMASPAALAKRQGSSTVTVVTEPVAIHQVNQSLSLVGKLEAEQSVIITSEVAGRVDAINVKANQDVTKGQMLVQLDDTKAKAAVTEAQAYLKDEQRKLAEFQRLVKRNAITQTEIDAQKTNVEIANARLAAANANLSDLHITAPFSGTVGFIDFSRGKMVTAGTELVTLDDLSVMQLDLQIPERYLSKLSKGMKVTARTSAWGETEFIGTVVGIDTRINSDTLNLRVRIHFDNNHDYLKPGMLVEADMDFPSVEAPIIPVQALEYSGTKRFVYVIGDDNKAVRTEVFLGARIDNEVVIEKGIEIGQKIVVQGIVNMRDGVLVQELAVDRLVDAESDNKPQEGAN from the coding sequence ATGAAGCAAACATCTGTTTTAACCCTACTTAGCTTGTCGATTTTCATGGCGTCTCCAGCCGCACTTGCAAAGCGTCAGGGGTCTAGCACAGTGACGGTTGTTACTGAGCCTGTTGCTATTCACCAAGTTAACCAGTCTCTCTCTTTGGTTGGCAAGTTAGAAGCTGAACAATCGGTCATTATCACTTCTGAAGTGGCTGGTCGAGTTGATGCTATCAATGTCAAAGCGAATCAAGATGTCACCAAAGGGCAGATGTTGGTTCAGTTAGATGACACTAAAGCGAAAGCCGCAGTGACAGAAGCACAAGCGTACCTAAAAGACGAGCAACGTAAGTTAGCGGAATTTCAACGGCTAGTGAAACGTAACGCGATCACGCAAACTGAAATTGATGCTCAGAAAACGAACGTCGAGATCGCCAATGCTCGTTTGGCTGCGGCCAATGCTAATCTTAGCGATCTGCACATCACGGCACCTTTTTCGGGTACGGTCGGTTTTATCGACTTTAGCCGCGGTAAAATGGTGACCGCTGGGACGGAACTCGTCACCCTAGATGACCTCTCAGTAATGCAATTAGATCTACAAATCCCGGAGCGCTACCTTTCCAAATTGTCGAAAGGCATGAAAGTAACGGCTCGTACCAGTGCGTGGGGCGAGACTGAATTCATCGGTACTGTGGTCGGCATTGACACCCGTATCAATAGCGATACGCTAAATTTACGAGTTCGAATCCACTTTGACAACAATCATGATTACTTGAAGCCGGGCATGTTAGTGGAAGCGGATATGGATTTCCCTTCAGTTGAAGCGCCGATTATTCCAGTTCAAGCGCTTGAGTATTCAGGAACTAAACGTTTTGTTTATGTGATTGGTGATGATAATAAAGCGGTTCGTACCGAAGTCTTTCTCGGTGCGCGTATCGATAACGAAGTCGTGATTGAAAAAGGCATCGAGATTGGTCAGAAAATCGTGGTGCAAGGTATCGTGAACATGCGTGACGGTGTGTTGGTGCAAGAGCTAGCCGTGGATCGCTTAGTTGATGCTGAAAGTGATAACAAACCACAAGAAGGCGCAAACTAA
- the vexH gene encoding vibriobactin export RND transporter permease subunit VexH: MLLSDVSVKRPVAAVVLSLLLVVFGLVSFNKLSVREMPDIESPVVSISTRYQGASATIIENQITANLEDQLSGISGIDEIESTTRNSMSRITITFELGYDLNTGISDVRDAVARAKRSLPEEAEDPIVFKNNGSGEASVYINLSSSKMDRTQLTDYTERVLVDRFSLISGVSSVDISGGLYKVMYVKLKPALMAGRGVTASDITAALKSENIESPGGEVRNDAIVMSVRTARPYKEVKDFQYLVVKRATDNTPIYLKDVADVYLGAENENSTFKSDGVVNVSLGIVPQSDANPLEVADLVHKEVDAIQKFLPAGTRLAIDYDSTVFIDRSISEVYSTLFITGGLVILVLYIFIGQARATLIPAVTVPVSLISSFIAAYYFGFSINLITLMALILSIGLVVDDAIVVVENIFHHIERGESPLLAAYKGTREVGFAVIATTLVLVMVFLPISFMDGMVGLLFTEFSVLLAMSVIFSSLVALTLTPVLGSKILKANVKPNRFNLFIERVFSKLELRYKAALRHALSWRWAAPVIILACMGGSYGLMQQVPSQLTPQEDRGVIFAFVRGADATSYNRMSGNMDIVEERLMPLLGQGFLKSFSIQSPAFGGNAGDQTGFVIMILDDWDERDLTAQEALNEVRQSLSGIPDVRVFPFMPGFRGGSSEPVQFVLGGSDYSELQKWAEILKQAAEDSPIMEGAGIDYSEKTPELVVTVDKQRAAELGVSVSDISDTLEIMLGGRSETTFADRGEEYDVYLRGDENSFNNANDLSQIYMRTQSGELVTLDTLTHIEEVASSIRLSHYNKQKSVTITANLMDGYTLGDALDFLDKQAIEQLPGDISVSYSGESKDFKENQSSILVVFALAMLVAYLVLAAQFESFINPLVVMFTVPMGIFGGFLGLVLMHQGLNVYSQIGMIMLIGMVTKNGILIVEFANQLRDRGIEFEKAIVDASARRLRPILMTAFTTLAGAIPLITSTGAGYESRVAVGTVIFFGMGFATLVTLFVIPAMYRLISGSTRSPGHVEAELNKELSHDNVGRTTHG, translated from the coding sequence ATGTTGTTATCTGATGTTTCAGTCAAGAGACCTGTGGCTGCTGTTGTACTGAGCTTGCTGTTGGTTGTGTTTGGTCTGGTCTCTTTCAATAAGCTTTCCGTCCGTGAGATGCCAGACATTGAAAGCCCTGTAGTATCAATCAGTACTCGTTATCAAGGGGCATCGGCGACGATTATTGAAAACCAAATAACCGCTAACCTTGAAGACCAGTTATCAGGCATTAGTGGTATCGATGAGATCGAATCCACGACGCGTAATAGTATGTCGCGCATCACGATTACTTTCGAACTCGGTTACGACCTGAATACGGGGATAAGTGATGTACGTGATGCTGTTGCTCGTGCTAAGCGTTCGTTACCCGAAGAGGCCGAAGACCCTATTGTTTTTAAAAATAACGGCAGCGGCGAAGCATCGGTTTATATCAACTTAAGTTCAAGTAAAATGGACCGAACGCAGTTAACCGATTACACCGAACGTGTATTGGTAGACCGCTTTAGTTTGATTTCGGGGGTCAGCTCAGTCGATATCTCCGGTGGCTTATACAAAGTCATGTATGTGAAGCTAAAGCCAGCGCTAATGGCGGGCCGTGGTGTTACCGCGTCTGATATTACTGCGGCGTTAAAAAGTGAAAACATTGAAAGCCCGGGTGGTGAAGTTCGCAACGATGCGATCGTAATGTCGGTTCGTACGGCTCGTCCTTATAAGGAAGTGAAAGATTTCCAATATTTGGTGGTTAAACGAGCAACAGATAATACACCTATCTATTTGAAAGATGTTGCGGATGTGTACCTTGGTGCGGAAAACGAAAACTCGACGTTTAAAAGTGATGGTGTTGTTAATGTCAGTTTGGGTATCGTGCCTCAATCCGATGCAAACCCATTGGAAGTTGCCGACTTAGTACATAAAGAAGTTGATGCTATTCAAAAGTTTTTACCTGCCGGTACTCGTTTGGCTATCGACTATGATTCAACGGTATTTATCGACCGATCGATCTCTGAGGTCTATAGCACACTCTTTATCACCGGTGGTTTAGTGATTCTTGTGCTTTATATCTTCATTGGTCAAGCACGCGCGACATTAATTCCTGCGGTGACCGTTCCGGTATCTCTGATTTCGTCATTCATTGCAGCGTATTACTTCGGCTTCTCTATCAACTTGATTACGTTGATGGCACTTATCTTATCGATAGGTCTGGTGGTGGATGACGCCATCGTGGTGGTTGAAAACATTTTCCACCATATTGAACGGGGTGAATCACCACTGCTTGCTGCTTATAAAGGTACGCGTGAAGTCGGCTTCGCTGTTATCGCAACCACTTTAGTGCTGGTTATGGTCTTCCTACCCATTTCCTTTATGGATGGCATGGTCGGCCTACTGTTTACCGAGTTCTCTGTGTTACTTGCGATGTCGGTGATATTTTCATCGCTAGTGGCACTGACACTAACGCCGGTTTTAGGCAGTAAAATTCTGAAAGCGAATGTGAAACCTAATCGTTTTAATTTATTTATTGAGCGTGTCTTTAGCAAGTTAGAACTGAGGTATAAAGCGGCACTGCGTCATGCGCTATCTTGGCGTTGGGCTGCTCCCGTAATTATTCTCGCGTGTATGGGGGGGAGCTATGGCTTGATGCAACAAGTTCCTTCACAACTGACTCCGCAAGAGGACCGAGGTGTTATCTTTGCGTTTGTCCGTGGAGCGGATGCCACCAGTTATAACCGCATGTCTGGCAACATGGACATCGTTGAAGAGCGTTTGATGCCTCTACTTGGTCAAGGGTTCTTAAAGTCATTCAGTATCCAATCGCCAGCGTTTGGTGGTAATGCCGGAGATCAAACCGGCTTTGTTATTATGATTTTGGATGATTGGGACGAGCGTGATCTGACGGCCCAAGAAGCTTTAAACGAAGTTCGCCAATCCTTGAGTGGCATTCCTGATGTTCGGGTATTCCCATTCATGCCAGGCTTTAGAGGTGGCTCAAGTGAACCGGTGCAATTTGTATTGGGTGGTTCTGATTATTCTGAACTTCAAAAGTGGGCAGAGATCTTAAAGCAAGCAGCGGAAGATTCTCCCATCATGGAAGGGGCGGGTATTGATTACTCTGAAAAAACACCTGAGTTAGTGGTAACGGTAGACAAACAACGAGCGGCCGAATTGGGCGTCAGTGTTTCTGACATTTCAGATACACTAGAAATTATGCTGGGCGGGCGCAGTGAAACCACCTTTGCTGATCGTGGTGAAGAGTACGATGTTTACTTGCGTGGTGATGAAAACAGCTTTAATAACGCGAACGATTTAAGCCAAATCTACATGCGAACTCAGTCTGGCGAGCTAGTAACACTGGATACACTGACACACATTGAAGAAGTGGCATCATCGATTCGCTTGTCACACTACAATAAGCAAAAATCGGTGACCATCACAGCGAACCTGATGGACGGTTACACATTAGGTGATGCGCTGGATTTTCTTGATAAGCAAGCGATTGAGCAACTGCCCGGTGATATCTCGGTCAGCTATTCGGGTGAATCAAAAGACTTCAAAGAGAATCAATCGAGTATCTTGGTGGTGTTTGCGTTAGCGATGTTGGTCGCTTACTTAGTCTTGGCCGCGCAGTTTGAAAGCTTTATTAACCCACTTGTGGTGATGTTTACAGTTCCGATGGGGATATTCGGTGGCTTTTTAGGTCTAGTGTTGATGCACCAAGGTTTAAACGTTTACAGTCAGATTGGGATGATCATGTTGATCGGAATGGTGACGAAAAACGGGATCTTGATTGTCGAATTTGCTAACCAGTTGCGTGATCGAGGTATTGAGTTTGAGAAAGCAATCGTAGACGCTTCAGCAAGACGTTTACGGCCAATATTGATGACGGCGTTTACCACATTAGCCGGAGCTATCCCATTGATTACTTCTACGGGCGCAGGCTATGAAAGTCGAGTGGCTGTGGGTACGGTTATCTTCTTCGGTATGGGGTTCGCTACCTTGGTCACTCTGTTCGTTATTCCTGCGATGTACCGTTTGATTTCCGGCTCGACCCGTTCTCCAGGGCACGTGGAAGCGGAGCTGAATAAAGAGCTGAGCCATGACAACGTGGGAAGAACCACTCACGGTTAA
- a CDS encoding DUF1244 domain-containing protein, translated as MAEFKYKDLSQEEQDKLDAATFRRLLTHLDDNKDVQNIDLMILAGFCRNCFSKWYKAEAEQQGLDLNIDDARERVYGMTYDEWKQNHQPKATPEQLAAFEAKQKPE; from the coding sequence GTGGCTGAATTTAAATACAAAGATCTTTCTCAAGAAGAGCAAGACAAGCTGGATGCAGCGACCTTTCGTCGTCTGTTAACACACCTAGATGATAACAAAGACGTGCAGAACATTGACCTGATGATCTTAGCGGGCTTCTGTCGTAACTGTTTCAGTAAGTGGTACAAAGCGGAAGCCGAGCAACAAGGCCTAGACTTGAATATCGATGACGCACGTGAGCGCGTATATGGCATGACTTACGATGAGTGGAAACAAAACCATCAACCTAAAGCAACACCAGAGCAACTGGCCGCCTTTGAAGCGAAACAGAAGCCAGAGTGA